CAAGGTCGACCTCGTCGACGACGTAGCTGAGAGACAGCGGGCCGTGCAGGAACTTTCTGCACACACAGTTCCGGTGAGTGCCCTCGAAGGGACTGGAATCGACCGGCTTCACGAACAGATCCACGAGGCGCTGCCGACCGAACGAGCGACGTTCACGGTAGGTAATACCGCTGCGACGCAGCAATTTCTCTCGTGGGCCCACGAACAGGGAGCCGTCGAGACGCGCTACGAGAACGATGTCGTTCACGTCACGCTCGAAGCCCGCCCGAACCGGATCGAGCAGGCCCGGAGCCGTGTCGAAGATATCTCCGAACAGGAGGGCAACATCTGATCGAGACGGTGTTTCGATCGCTCGGTCGTGGGTGACGAAAGTCTCACGCAGGGGTGTCCCGCTCGCCACCAGTCTCCACTCGACGGGTGGTTTCAATATCAGTGCTGAGCTGACAGTGTATACGAAGGACAATGTCAGAGACTCGTTTGGCGACTGAGATCTTTCACCTGCTCGCTGACGACACCCGGGTCGAGATTCTTCGTGCTGTTGCCGTGGCACAGTACGAACTCGAACAGGTCGGATCGGGGGCTGCGGAACTCGCGTTTTCGGAGATTTACGACCACGTCGACGTAGAGAACACGTCGAAGTTGTCCTACCATCTCGGCGAACTCACGGGGACCTACCTGCGGAAGAGCGACGACGGATACTCGCTGTCACACGCTGGTGAGCGAATCGTTCGATTCATCCTGTCGGGGAATTACGAACAGCCGGCGTCGTTCGGGCCTGAACCGGTCGCTGGAATCTGCGTCTTCTGCGGTGAGGAAACACTGGAGGCGAGCCTCTCACACCAGTTTTTCCGTATCGACTGTACGCAGTATGAACAACAGGTCGTGGGCCAGCCGATCACGCCGGCACAGGTCGAGACCCACGACGGCGACTCGCTCGTCCAGAGCGTCAAGCTGCGCAGTGCAGAGGACGCCAGACAGATCCGACGCGGGATGTGTCCCGAATGTGGCGCAGATCTGTCTGCGGAGGTGATCGAGATCCCCGAAAGTCCGTTGCCCGATGCCGATTCGTTCCTTGTGGCAAGTACCTGTGAGGCGTGCCTCCGGGAGTACAACAGCCCATTGACCTACAGCGTCGTCTATCACCCGGCATCGGTTGCCTTTCACTGGGATCGTGGGATCGATGTGACTGCGCGAGGTATCTGGGAGTTCCACGAGCACCTCTACGAGGGGCGGTGGACATCCGAACAGATTGCGTCTGACCCCGAGGAATACAGAGTCGTTTTGCGTCACGGGGAGGACGAGGTTCGGCTCGCTCTCGATGCAACCGCGACGGTCGTGCGGACAGAGCGCGTGCGAGGTGAGAGCGGTGAGTTTCGGAAGTCTTGACAGAACCGTTACTTGAATGGCGCTGAGTGGATGACGGTACTTGTTGCGGGAATCTGTAAATATCGGTGTTAAGATCGAATTATCCCGTTTTCTGCTCGACGCCAGTTTTGTAACAAGTTCGATAAATTATCAATTATCCGATGTTTTTATTGGTGTTGGTGGTCCGACCCATAGTCGCTGTCAGCGAAGAACCAAATCATGCAATCGAGCAATTCCACCGACCCGACAACCCAGCAGTATCAAACACACAACGAGGAGACTGATCGACAACGGTCGACACAGCGGCGTTCGAAGTCGGCCGGAGAGATTGCCGACACGTACGCTGATGTCGCTGGCAAAATCGCACGGTGGCGATGGCTCGACCAGCTCTTCGCCGGTCGGTATCGTCGCCGTCAATTCGAGCACGCCAGCGGCCGAGTACTCGACGTTGCCTGTGGTACTGGACGGAACTTTCGCTATCTTCCGTCTTCGAGCACCGTCGTCGGCATCGACATCACCGACGCGATGCTCGGTCACGCCCGCGACGAACTTGAGCGACTCGGGCTAGACGGTCGTGTCCACCAGATGGACGCCGAGGCACTCGCCTTCTCCGACGATAGCTTCGACACCGTGATCTCGTCGTTTTCCACGTGTACGTTCCCCGATCCAGTTGCCGCGCTTCGAGAGATGGAGCGTGTCTGTGCCCCCAGCGGCGAGATGTTGCTGCTCGAACACGGTCGTAGCGACGCCGCGCCACTCGCCTGGCTCCAGGACCGGCGCGCAGAATCACACTACGAGAAGAACGGCTGCCGACTGAACCACGACCCGCTGGAGACCGTCGAGCAGGCCGGTCTCACGGTTGAGAGCACCTCATCCGCGTTCTTCGGTGTCATCACCACCGTCAACGCCACCCCGAGGTGATCATCAGATGAACACTCAGACGATGGCGCAGGCGCTCGCACGCCGACTCGACTACCAGATCCACACACTCCACGGTACCACCATGGACGCACCACACCTGACACGGTATGAATCGGACTCAGTACTGACATTGCAACTGATCTCGACTGCTGTCCCGGAGGCAGTGTATGTCTAACGTTCGCTCTCGCCTGCGGTCGGTCATCTGGAGCAAGCAAGACGGCCGCACTCGCGCCGTCTGGCGCATACTTGTGCCGCTCCTTGCAGGCTTTCTCGTATTGCAATTCGTGAGTACGGCAGCGTTCACGTTCGACCTGAATAGCGGCGATATGATGCTGGCTGCTTTCGGTGGGACGACAGTCGTCATGGTCGCTTTGCTTGGCCTCTTCGCCCGTCATTTGGATCACCGGCCAGTCCGTGAGTACGGCTATCGTCTCTCACGCTCCTGGTGGTACGACCTCGTCGTCGGTATCGGACTCGGAATGATCGTCGTCGCACTGACGTTCGTGATCGGGCGTTACACCAACTCGTTGCGAGTGACCGGTACTGGACTCCTCCCGGAGACCGCTTCGGTCGGACGCTTCCTGCTGTTCTTCGCCGCGTTTGCCGGTGTCGCATTCTACGAGGAGTACATCTACCGTGGGTCGTTTGTCACGAACGCAGTCGAGGGGCTCTCCGCTCGCGGCATCAGTGGCCCAGTCGCAACCACCCTCGCAGTGCTTACAAGCACACTCGCGTTCGCCGCGATACACGTTCCCGGAGCCATTGC
Above is a genomic segment from Halomicrobium sp. LC1Hm containing:
- a CDS encoding class I SAM-dependent methyltransferase, which codes for MQSSNSTDPTTQQYQTHNEETDRQRSTQRRSKSAGEIADTYADVAGKIARWRWLDQLFAGRYRRRQFEHASGRVLDVACGTGRNFRYLPSSSTVVGIDITDAMLGHARDELERLGLDGRVHQMDAEALAFSDDSFDTVISSFSTCTFPDPVAALREMERVCAPSGEMLLLEHGRSDAAPLAWLQDRRAESHYEKNGCRLNHDPLETVEQAGLTVESTSSAFFGVITTVNATPR
- a CDS encoding type II CAAX prenyl endopeptidase Rce1 family protein translates to MSTAAFTFDLNSGDMMLAAFGGTTVVMVALLGLFARHLDHRPVREYGYRLSRSWWYDLVVGIGLGMIVVALTFVIGRYTNSLRVTGTGLLPETASVGRFLLFFAAFAGVAFYEEYIYRGSFVTNAVEGLSARGISGPVATTLAVLTSTLAFAAIHVPGAIAGEANISLVLVKTGLLGGLLGIAYIWTDELAFPMGVHLGVNYALMNVFGIGAAKVSGVPTVLTVEHTTTGLWSPARGIPIFLAVLVGYVLVFAWARWRDAEPTARTRNNHVHGNSDS